A genomic window from Flavobacterium johnsoniae includes:
- a CDS encoding TlpA disulfide reductase family protein: MKHFGIIKITVLSLFLCALNEVSAQQKFHIDGTITGLTNGKIYTYKNNTVVPLEVKNGKFQFEAEMTEPVANVALMKNSEINYRDQSTFVSFFVEPGNQILKLNYTDFRKGVLTGSKTQDDNYKYDALIAQITKKYKKEFDKVEVLGKKYDDAVAAKKDEKTTEAIKYEINDAKEFLEPAYAEMRTVTLKFIKDNPKSYFSMNTLLYYLNGMTYDEAKVYYDSFNPLYKNTESGKYLLAEIEKMKKGIPGVPAGSFNTKDINGNPLKLEDFKGKYVLIDFWASWCVPCRKGNPHLLKLYAEYKPKGLEILGVSDDDRNEDKWKKAVEKDGIGVWRHVLRGLQYKEGTHERINIDEDISEGYNIHSLPTKILVDPNGIIVARYDGGEADDKKMDEDLAKIFKTK; the protein is encoded by the coding sequence ATGAAACATTTTGGAATAATAAAAATCACTGTTCTTAGCTTGTTCTTGTGCGCTTTGAATGAGGTATCGGCGCAGCAGAAATTTCATATTGATGGAACTATTACAGGTTTAACTAATGGTAAAATCTACACCTATAAAAATAACACTGTTGTACCGCTCGAAGTAAAAAATGGAAAGTTTCAATTTGAAGCTGAAATGACTGAGCCTGTAGCTAATGTGGCTTTAATGAAAAATTCAGAAATAAATTATAGAGATCAATCAACCTTTGTGTCTTTTTTTGTGGAGCCTGGCAATCAGATTTTAAAACTAAATTATACTGATTTTAGAAAAGGTGTTTTAACTGGATCTAAAACGCAAGATGATAATTATAAATACGATGCTTTAATAGCTCAAATTACAAAAAAGTACAAAAAAGAGTTTGACAAAGTTGAGGTTCTTGGCAAGAAGTACGATGACGCTGTAGCTGCAAAAAAAGATGAAAAAACTACGGAAGCCATCAAATATGAAATTAATGATGCAAAAGAGTTTTTAGAACCAGCTTACGCTGAAATGAGAACGGTAACATTGAAATTCATCAAGGATAATCCGAAATCTTATTTCAGTATGAATACGCTGTTGTACTACCTTAACGGAATGACTTATGACGAAGCTAAAGTTTATTACGACAGTTTTAATCCGCTTTATAAAAATACTGAGTCAGGAAAATACTTACTGGCTGAAATAGAAAAAATGAAGAAAGGTATTCCTGGCGTTCCAGCTGGATCTTTTAATACCAAAGACATTAACGGAAATCCTTTAAAATTGGAAGACTTTAAAGGAAAATATGTTTTGATTGATTTCTGGGCTTCTTGGTGCGTTCCGTGCCGAAAAGGAAATCCGCATTTATTAAAGTTATACGCAGAATATAAACCAAAAGGATTGGAAATTTTAGGTGTTTCTGATGATGATAGAAATGAGGATAAATGGAAAAAAGCTGTTGAAAAAGACGGAATTGGAGTTTGGCGCCATGTTTTAAGAGGACTTCAATACAAAGAAGGAACGCATGAAAGAATAAATATCGATGAGGATATTAGCGAAGGCTATAATATTCATTCTTTGCCAACTAAAATTTTAGTAGATCCAAACGGAATTATCGTTGCCAGATATGACGGTGGTGAAGCAGACGACAAAAAAATGGATGAAGATTTGGCGAAGATTTTTAAAACAAAATAA
- a CDS encoding thioredoxin family protein, protein MKKIAIVIVMFLVLPKLGAQGISFEHNTFKEALAKAKAEKKLLFMDCFTTWCGPCKMMAKEIFPQAQVGEYMNANFVSIKMDMEKGEGIELAKTYSVNAYPTLLFMDSDGKVVHRATGAEKAEDFIQQAKIAFDPTKQLDYLEKQYQSGNRDMAFLAQYVKALYTAYNLEAIAKVGKDVFPTMKPEQYLTEDGFTVIAHAGVDYKSKIYNYLIKNKKAFLEKPYIGKESYDYVIGTAISNYVTEIATKKTLPELDKAIAETQKDYVSPQQDLMNNYYYGQYYLAKKQYDTWFDFNKKKADEAFAKNPKEALSSYINTAYSVAVNPDLEKAGLEQKAITMVENVKNADPESLAVNYCLASLYLKTSNKEKGLENINAYIKKSSDKGDEPNARVLALKTKIENL, encoded by the coding sequence ATGAAAAAAATCGCAATTGTAATAGTAATGTTTTTGGTGTTACCAAAACTAGGCGCACAAGGAATTTCTTTTGAGCACAATACATTCAAAGAAGCGCTGGCAAAAGCCAAAGCAGAAAAGAAACTGCTTTTTATGGATTGTTTTACGACTTGGTGTGGACCTTGTAAAATGATGGCAAAAGAAATTTTTCCGCAAGCACAAGTCGGAGAATATATGAATGCCAATTTCGTAAGCATCAAGATGGATATGGAAAAAGGAGAAGGAATCGAATTAGCAAAAACGTATAGTGTAAATGCTTATCCAACGCTGCTTTTTATGGATTCTGATGGCAAAGTGGTACACAGAGCTACAGGTGCAGAAAAAGCAGAAGATTTTATTCAGCAGGCAAAAATTGCTTTCGATCCTACAAAACAGCTTGATTATCTTGAAAAACAATATCAGTCTGGAAATCGTGATATGGCTTTTTTAGCACAATATGTAAAAGCTTTATATACAGCATACAATTTAGAAGCCATAGCAAAAGTGGGCAAAGATGTTTTTCCAACAATGAAGCCAGAACAATATTTAACAGAAGATGGTTTTACTGTAATTGCACATGCTGGAGTTGATTATAAAAGCAAAATCTACAATTATCTTATAAAAAACAAGAAAGCTTTTCTTGAGAAGCCATACATCGGAAAAGAAAGTTATGATTATGTAATTGGAACGGCAATATCAAATTATGTAACAGAAATAGCCACTAAAAAAACATTGCCAGAATTAGACAAAGCGATTGCAGAAACACAGAAAGATTATGTTTCTCCACAGCAAGATTTAATGAATAATTACTACTACGGACAATACTATTTAGCTAAAAAACAATATGATACCTGGTTTGATTTCAACAAGAAAAAAGCAGACGAAGCATTTGCAAAGAATCCTAAAGAAGCATTGTCAAGTTACATTAACACGGCTTACAGCGTAGCAGTTAATCCTGATTTAGAAAAAGCAGGTTTAGAACAAAAAGCAATTACAATGGTTGAAAATGTAAAAAATGCAGATCCAGAATCATTGGCAGTAAATTATTGTTTGGCAAGTCTTTATCTTAAAACGTCTAATAAAGAAAAAGGATTAGAAAACATCAACGCTTACATCAAAAAATCTTCTGATAAAGGCGATGAACCAAATGCAAGAGTACTGGCTCTAAAAACCAAAATCGAAAATTTATAA
- a CDS encoding RagB/SusD family nutrient uptake outer membrane protein, translating into MKNLKYIYIGLVSAALTVTSCQLTEDLDDYKPPYALEADVAINSESSAELALTGAYAAFRQKSAGGAFPIFYLVPDIMSGYSNNGSSGAAQPEPSGWANNNPIATGAGDTKYIYGGLYDLINRTNWLIEKVTLLDNKVFTTPGRKAEILAEAKILRALGHFYLLRTFGQFYDVNSEYGILVRTAPVKNSEISPRNTVAETYTAIIADLDEGIANAPDLRNKKYTNKTFAKGLKARVLLYKGDYANAAALCKDIIATGGSNFKLEPTYGAIFDDHDSATIFTSSEILFGTAGESNAGLGIGNYYSGFSANISQVYKNAIAGSMTVGSQTITYDTARTSIFITNLQYGGFYTTKYTSYFTSGTNELFYHMRMAEVYLILAEASARANNAVTTDALSAINTIRTRAGAVTTGGNGFETYPNIISLSQFLTAVRFEKLAELYAEGGETWFDLIRYDYADGFGTGFKVSDVKATATNSDKFILPIPTESIDAGNHVIKQNPSY; encoded by the coding sequence ATGAAAAATTTAAAATATATATACATAGGTTTAGTAAGTGCGGCGCTTACTGTAACTTCGTGCCAGTTAACTGAAGATTTAGATGATTACAAACCGCCTTACGCACTAGAAGCTGATGTAGCAATTAATAGTGAATCGTCAGCAGAATTAGCGCTTACAGGTGCTTATGCAGCATTTAGACAAAAAAGTGCGGGAGGTGCATTTCCGATATTTTATTTAGTTCCAGATATTATGAGCGGTTACAGTAATAACGGTTCAAGTGGAGCTGCACAACCTGAACCATCTGGTTGGGCAAATAATAACCCAATTGCAACAGGAGCTGGAGATACAAAATATATTTACGGTGGTTTATATGATTTAATTAACCGTACAAACTGGCTTATCGAAAAAGTAACGTTACTTGATAATAAAGTTTTTACAACGCCAGGAAGAAAAGCGGAGATTTTGGCAGAAGCCAAGATTTTAAGAGCATTAGGGCATTTTTATTTGCTTCGTACTTTCGGACAGTTTTATGATGTGAATTCAGAATACGGAATTTTAGTTAGAACTGCGCCAGTAAAAAATTCAGAAATAAGTCCAAGAAATACAGTTGCCGAAACGTACACGGCTATAATTGCCGATTTGGATGAAGGTATTGCAAATGCACCGGATCTTAGAAATAAAAAATACACCAATAAAACCTTTGCAAAAGGATTAAAAGCTAGAGTATTATTGTATAAAGGCGATTATGCGAATGCCGCAGCTTTATGTAAAGATATTATTGCGACAGGTGGTTCTAATTTTAAACTAGAACCGACTTATGGAGCTATTTTTGACGATCATGATTCGGCTACTATTTTTACAAGCTCTGAAATTTTATTCGGAACAGCTGGTGAATCAAATGCAGGATTGGGAATTGGAAATTATTACAGCGGATTTTCGGCTAATATTTCTCAAGTTTATAAAAATGCTATTGCTGGAAGTATGACTGTTGGTTCACAAACTATTACTTATGATACTGCAAGAACTTCTATTTTTATAACCAATCTTCAATACGGAGGTTTTTATACGACTAAATATACTTCGTATTTCACATCAGGAACTAATGAATTGTTTTACCATATGCGTATGGCGGAGGTTTATTTAATTTTAGCCGAAGCCAGCGCAAGAGCAAATAATGCAGTAACTACCGATGCACTTTCGGCAATAAATACAATTAGAACCAGAGCAGGAGCAGTAACAACTGGCGGAAATGGTTTTGAAACCTATCCAAATATAATTTCTCTATCTCAGTTTTTGACAGCTGTTCGTTTTGAAAAATTAGCCGAATTATATGCCGAAGGCGGTGAAACTTGGTTTGATTTAATCAGATACGATTATGCTGATGGTTTTGGAACTGGATTTAAAGTGTCTGATGTAAAAGCAACAGCAACAAATTCAGACAAATTTATTCTGCCAATTCCAACAGAATCTATAGATGCGGGGAATCACGTTATTAAACAAAATCCGTCGTATTAA
- a CDS encoding SusC/RagA family TonB-linked outer membrane protein, whose protein sequence is MKIKFIKAVFFKRKSISTLIMRTLILFLSLALFSFAPSELLSQNVKIVIKKDQKATVDQIFELIKRQTQYRFVYRSDMFDDLPKIELEKGTISVSTLLEKSLSKGNFKYEVASNNTIIIKEIPVQKSQKTEAVESIEIKGKVTDTNGQPIPGITVYVSSYKPSGNANTKNFVIRGTTTDFDGTFSITAEVGYYLVASGIGFQFYTEEITKSKTTYSIILKEEVSALEEVMVVGYGTTKKKDLTGSVSSITSEDIQQIKTQTIDNALIGKIPGVNVSSRGGAPGAGSSVNIRGLTQIRGDNQPLYVIDGTPISITPNSESLGLINYGSRENPLLAINPDDVERIDVLKDASAAAIYGSRAASGVIIVTTKRGKRNQAPRFSFNASSTFQNPVKMYDYLSADQYIKFSTEKAQQTLNQYPEMYWSYFPQEFAIVNNPDTYFGKANTNWQDLITNKNALWTQYSFNVNGGSERVNYMMSAGISDQQGVMIENDFKRYTFSTNLDANITNSFKVGGSVNYNYSINKIKGFNSLALGSFRPDLPAFNEDGSYSTFVGNYGEQYTALGDGMQTRSKALSKNLLGSIYAEVQIISGLKFKSQLNASVNSDETNGFSTSKSTNALFYGLYYDRPGARLDVQHNEGWTTAFENTLSYNKTISENHRIDAVAGVSWNRTRYDANAQHYRGFPDDDTLINIGSSNFTDSVESESIEQGLNSIFGRVNYSYKSKYLATFTARRDGSTKFGPDNRYGFFPSGALAWNVHNEDFMKEVSFVNQLKLRASIGRTGSDNLPSFTYLAYYQSLENGDSFYDGKNGIAVTGVPNSKIKWEETNQLDLGIDFSMFNNRLTGELVYFEKNTSGIILFTPLPYETGSISWNTNVADVSNKGWEFLIGVDIFRTKNFRWNSSFNISTIKNNVDNIYGASAGSQTVIEGQPLGVITGYDVIKIAQTQAEIDALNASAGGVYQSTLTQPGDYIFKDINGDGKITTLDRGPIGDINPDYFGGWNNTVTYKNWDFTMNWNFSQGAQRQYEKISNLYYTDAITNPTPEVFDTWTPENPNASYARYASPTHGYTATSRSVVDASYIKLRSASIGYNLPSSLFKNTGLSKVRLSLSGNNLITITDYPGLDPEDVISTSFANRTTGFTRDGGNSYPNVRTFTFSLNVTF, encoded by the coding sequence ATGAAAATTAAATTTATTAAAGCTGTTTTCTTTAAAAGAAAAAGCATTTCAACTTTAATTATGCGCACCCTTATTCTTTTTCTTTCTCTGGCGCTTTTTAGCTTTGCCCCATCGGAATTACTTTCTCAGAATGTCAAAATTGTAATTAAAAAGGATCAAAAAGCAACCGTTGATCAAATTTTCGAACTCATTAAAAGACAAACACAATACAGATTTGTCTATCGTTCTGATATGTTTGACGATTTGCCAAAGATTGAACTTGAAAAAGGAACAATAAGTGTAAGTACTCTTTTAGAAAAAAGTCTTTCAAAAGGAAATTTTAAATACGAAGTAGCTTCAAATAATACTATAATTATTAAAGAAATTCCAGTTCAGAAATCACAAAAAACAGAAGCAGTAGAATCTATCGAAATAAAAGGAAAAGTTACCGATACAAACGGTCAGCCTATTCCTGGAATTACTGTTTACGTTTCTAGTTACAAACCTTCTGGAAATGCCAATACTAAAAACTTTGTTATCAGAGGAACTACAACTGATTTCGACGGAACTTTTTCTATAACAGCCGAAGTTGGATATTACTTGGTAGCGAGTGGTATTGGTTTTCAGTTTTATACAGAAGAAATCACAAAAAGTAAAACTACTTATTCTATTATTTTAAAAGAAGAAGTAAGCGCTCTTGAAGAAGTAATGGTGGTTGGTTACGGAACTACAAAAAAGAAAGACCTTACAGGTTCTGTAAGTTCTATAACTTCTGAAGATATTCAGCAAATTAAAACACAAACAATTGATAATGCATTGATCGGAAAAATTCCGGGCGTGAATGTATCGAGCAGAGGTGGAGCTCCAGGAGCAGGATCTTCTGTTAATATTCGTGGTTTAACACAAATCAGAGGAGATAACCAGCCTTTATATGTGATTGACGGAACACCAATCTCGATTACACCAAACTCAGAAAGTTTAGGATTGATTAATTATGGTTCTAGAGAAAATCCGCTTTTGGCAATTAATCCAGATGATGTAGAACGTATTGACGTTTTAAAAGATGCATCGGCTGCGGCAATCTACGGTTCTAGAGCTGCAAGTGGGGTAATTATCGTAACGACAAAAAGAGGAAAGAGAAATCAGGCACCAAGATTTTCTTTTAATGCCTCAAGTACATTTCAGAATCCTGTAAAAATGTATGATTATTTGTCTGCGGATCAATATATTAAATTCTCTACAGAAAAAGCACAACAAACTTTAAATCAATATCCAGAGATGTATTGGTCTTATTTTCCGCAAGAATTTGCAATTGTAAATAATCCTGATACTTATTTCGGAAAAGCCAATACTAACTGGCAAGACTTAATTACCAACAAAAATGCATTGTGGACTCAATATAGTTTTAATGTAAATGGTGGAAGCGAAAGAGTTAATTATATGATGTCTGCCGGAATTTCTGATCAGCAAGGGGTTATGATCGAAAATGATTTTAAACGTTATACATTTAGTACAAATTTAGATGCGAATATAACAAACTCTTTCAAAGTTGGAGGATCGGTAAATTACAATTATTCTATAAATAAAATTAAAGGATTTAATTCGCTTGCGCTTGGAAGTTTCAGGCCAGACTTACCTGCATTTAATGAAGATGGTTCGTATTCTACTTTCGTAGGAAACTATGGAGAGCAATACACGGCTTTAGGCGACGGAATGCAAACAAGATCTAAAGCACTTTCTAAAAATTTACTTGGTTCTATTTATGCTGAAGTACAGATTATTAGTGGACTTAAATTCAAGTCTCAGTTAAACGCTTCTGTAAATTCAGACGAAACAAACGGATTTTCAACTTCTAAAAGTACTAATGCTTTATTTTATGGATTGTACTATGACAGACCAGGTGCAAGACTTGATGTACAGCACAACGAAGGCTGGACAACTGCTTTTGAGAATACTTTAAGCTATAATAAAACAATAAGTGAAAATCATAGAATTGATGCAGTGGCGGGTGTTTCATGGAATCGTACGCGTTATGATGCAAACGCTCAACATTACAGAGGATTTCCTGATGACGATACTTTAATCAATATTGGTTCTTCTAACTTTACTGATAGCGTTGAAAGTGAAAGTATTGAACAAGGACTTAATTCGATCTTCGGAAGGGTAAATTATAGTTATAAATCAAAATATTTAGCAACTTTTACAGCCAGAAGAGACGGATCTACAAAGTTCGGACCAGATAATCGTTACGGGTTTTTCCCTTCAGGAGCTTTAGCTTGGAATGTTCATAATGAAGATTTTATGAAAGAAGTTTCTTTTGTCAATCAATTAAAATTAAGAGCTTCTATTGGTAGAACAGGTTCTGATAATCTTCCGTCATTTACTTATTTAGCTTATTATCAGTCATTAGAGAATGGAGATTCTTTCTATGATGGCAAAAATGGTATTGCGGTTACAGGAGTTCCAAATTCTAAAATTAAATGGGAAGAAACCAATCAATTAGACTTAGGAATTGATTTTAGCATGTTTAATAACAGATTGACTGGAGAATTAGTTTATTTCGAAAAAAATACTTCTGGAATTATTTTATTTACTCCGCTTCCTTATGAAACAGGATCTATCAGCTGGAACACAAACGTAGCAGACGTTTCTAATAAAGGCTGGGAATTTTTAATTGGAGTAGATATTTTTAGAACTAAAAACTTCAGATGGAATTCTTCTTTCAATATTTCAACTATAAAAAATAATGTTGACAATATTTATGGAGCAAGTGCTGGATCACAAACCGTTATTGAAGGACAGCCGCTTGGTGTTATTACGGGTTATGATGTTATTAAAATTGCACAAACGCAAGCTGAAATAGATGCATTGAACGCTTCAGCTGGTGGTGTTTACCAAAGTACATTAACACAGCCAGGAGATTATATTTTTAAAGATATAAATGGAGATGGAAAAATCACCACTTTAGATCGTGGCCCAATTGGAGATATCAATCCAGATTATTTTGGTGGTTGGAATAATACTGTAACCTATAAAAACTGGGATTTCACAATGAACTGGAACTTCTCTCAAGGAGCGCAAAGACAGTACGAGAAAATTTCAAATTTGTACTATACAGATGCTATTACAAATCCTACTCCAGAGGTTTTTGACACTTGGACACCAGAAAATCCAAATGCTTCTTACGCAAGATATGCATCGCCAACACATGGTTATACAGCAACATCTAGATCGGTTGTAGATGCATCTTACATCAAGTTACGTTCTGCTTCTATTGGTTATAATTTGCCTTCAAGTTTATTTAAAAATACTGGACTTTCTAAAGTAAGATTGTCTTTGAGCGGTAATAATTTAATAACAATTACAGATTATCCTGGACTAGATCCTGAAGATGTTATTTCGACTTCTTTTGCTAACAGAACAACTGGTTTTACAAGAGACGGTGGAAATTCATATCCAAATGTCAGAACTTTTACATTTTCTCTAAATGTTACTTTCTAA
- a CDS encoding FecR family protein, with translation MPVLNKIIELSNHIASSILKHEKPKEFLDSDLFTDSDKKYILEHLTDEKLIKRAALLKQIDKKEAWSEIESKIEVPVRKLSIWKYAAAAAVLIMVSTVYFTNNNWKDKQQNKVVVTKSVINPGTDKAILVLANGKQVALGKGSVYNATGIHSNGTEIIYKNNNSDKDAIAYNYLTIPRGGQFFIKLADGTKVWLNSDSKLKFPVSFVDGEPRQVELVYGEAYFDVSPSTDHKGSHFNVLTDNQNIEVLGTEFNVKAYQDSPAIYTTLVEGKVNLSGSFQTTVLKPGQQSVLDNHNIRVAAVDVFNEVSWKEGIFSFQEMPLKEIMKVLERWYDIKIVFKNKAIENSTFNGILDKNQKIEEILNIISNTNKIPYEINQKTVIFK, from the coding sequence ATGCCTGTTTTAAATAAAATAATTGAACTTTCTAATCATATTGCTTCCTCAATTTTAAAGCATGAGAAACCAAAAGAGTTTTTAGATTCGGATCTTTTTACAGATTCGGATAAGAAATATATTTTGGAACATCTTACGGATGAGAAACTTATTAAACGTGCAGCTTTATTAAAACAAATTGACAAAAAAGAAGCGTGGTCAGAAATTGAATCTAAAATTGAAGTTCCAGTAAGAAAACTTTCTATTTGGAAATATGCCGCAGCCGCAGCGGTATTAATTATGGTTTCTACAGTTTATTTTACTAACAATAATTGGAAAGATAAACAACAAAATAAAGTTGTTGTTACCAAATCTGTCATTAATCCCGGAACGGACAAAGCGATTTTAGTTCTTGCAAATGGAAAACAAGTAGCTTTAGGAAAAGGATCTGTTTACAACGCAACAGGAATACATAGCAACGGAACAGAAATTATTTATAAAAACAATAATTCTGATAAAGACGCAATTGCATATAACTACCTGACAATACCAAGAGGCGGACAGTTTTTTATCAAATTGGCAGATGGTACTAAGGTTTGGCTGAATTCAGATTCTAAACTTAAATTCCCTGTAAGTTTTGTCGATGGCGAACCGCGTCAGGTAGAATTAGTTTATGGTGAAGCTTATTTTGACGTTTCTCCAAGTACCGATCATAAAGGTTCGCATTTTAATGTTTTAACCGATAATCAAAACATTGAAGTTTTAGGAACAGAATTTAATGTAAAAGCATATCAGGATTCTCCTGCAATTTATACTACGCTTGTAGAAGGTAAAGTGAATTTATCTGGTTCTTTTCAAACTACTGTTCTAAAACCGGGACAACAATCTGTACTAGACAATCATAATATTCGAGTTGCTGCGGTTGATGTATTTAATGAAGTATCTTGGAAAGAAGGAATTTTCAGTTTTCAGGAAATGCCTTTAAAAGAAATTATGAAAGTTTTAGAGCGTTGGTATGATATCAAAATTGTTTTCAAAAATAAAGCAATTGAAAACAGCACTTTCAATGGAATATTAGACAAAAATCAGAAAATAGAGGAAATTTTAAATATAATAAGTAACACAAATAAGATACCGTATGAAATAAACCAAAAAACTGTAATTTTTAAGTAA
- a CDS encoding RNA polymerase sigma-70 factor — MGVKILTLKEYKSVFNTLYPSLCLFSNKYLENLDISKDIVQEVFIKVWEDKIEFQNDSAIKSYLYTAVKNRSLDYIKSKRYKDTLSIGDADFMQMETDPFFMREVVISEASIIIEKAVNTLPAKCAQIIKLSIKGLSNTEISEELGVSLNTIKTQKKIAYKRLKPLLKDCFFIIAFVFEIRN, encoded by the coding sequence ATGGGCGTAAAAATTTTAACATTAAAGGAATATAAAAGCGTTTTCAATACGCTGTATCCTTCATTGTGCCTATTTTCTAACAAGTATCTTGAAAATTTAGATATATCAAAAGATATAGTTCAGGAGGTTTTTATTAAAGTATGGGAAGATAAAATCGAATTCCAAAATGATTCAGCAATAAAATCTTATTTATATACGGCAGTTAAAAATCGTTCGCTTGATTATATAAAAAGCAAACGTTACAAAGACACTCTTTCTATTGGAGATGCAGATTTTATGCAAATGGAAACCGATCCATTTTTTATGCGAGAAGTGGTTATTTCCGAAGCTTCTATAATTATTGAAAAAGCTGTAAATACATTACCTGCAAAATGCGCTCAAATTATTAAATTGAGTATTAAAGGATTAAGTAATACTGAAATTTCTGAAGAATTAGGAGTTTCTTTAAATACTATCAAAACACAAAAAAAGATTGCTTACAAGCGCTTAAAACCTTTGCTGAAAGATTGTTTCTTCATTATTGCATTTGTATTCGAGATTAGAAATTGA
- a CDS encoding T9SS type A sorting domain-containing protein encodes MYVKNEVLYVQQNIQLSTNSNLYLRNNAQLIQGGNTSSTNTGLGSLSVYQEGTSDNYDYNYWCSPIGIPTAATGNNNFGIAALGRPTTATATTPAIILPAGSYDGISNPLSIASSWIYKLINANNYSQWILVGGASTIAPGEGFTMKGTSGTDSVDPEGSGVTNNPGSAQRYDFRGRPNNGNITVALGANNATLTGNPYPSALHLNEFLLDTDNRTITGGTAYFWQQDRTIDSHYLSAYRGGYGSYAPINTTSNGVYIPPVFNAYKQDGTVNPGPGSGTGTVLPRRYAPIGQGFLLNGTANGIVTFKNAHRVFFKELLGGSQFEKPSKKSEANEETETLSYFRINAIINNQFTRQLALVFVPEATDGIDTGIDALNMTADLPDDVNFWIEDANYLIQGVNFDPSKKIPLAVKASANTTLKFSIPEFTNFDTTQKVYIYDKFDNSYHDIKNGNYEVTVTAGTYNDRFQVAFLDQTLGVEENSELGNFIIYQDNVSKNIKASNPNSLAIKSFTLYDITGKTVLSKKDLKTDSNYNFSTIGLSYGIYIAEFLTEDNQKLTKKVLISNSGK; translated from the coding sequence ATGTATGTAAAAAATGAAGTTTTATACGTACAGCAAAATATTCAATTAAGTACAAACTCTAATTTATACTTAAGAAATAATGCACAGCTAATTCAAGGTGGAAATACAAGTTCCACAAATACAGGTTTAGGATCTTTGTCTGTTTATCAGGAAGGAACATCCGACAATTATGATTACAATTATTGGTGTTCTCCAATCGGAATTCCAACCGCGGCTACAGGAAATAATAATTTTGGAATCGCAGCTTTGGGACGCCCAACTACTGCAACAGCTACAACTCCAGCAATTATTCTGCCAGCAGGAAGTTACGACGGTATTTCTAATCCGTTATCGATTGCTTCTTCTTGGATTTATAAATTAATAAATGCTAATAATTATTCTCAATGGATTTTAGTTGGAGGAGCATCTACAATTGCACCTGGCGAAGGTTTTACGATGAAAGGCACTAGCGGAACTGACTCTGTTGATCCTGAAGGATCAGGAGTTACAAATAATCCAGGCAGTGCACAACGATATGATTTTAGAGGAAGACCCAACAACGGCAATATTACAGTAGCATTAGGAGCTAACAATGCTACTTTAACAGGAAATCCATATCCGTCAGCATTGCATTTAAATGAATTTTTATTAGATACCGACAATCGAACAATAACAGGTGGCACAGCTTATTTCTGGCAACAAGACAGAACAATAGATTCTCATTATCTCAGCGCTTATCGAGGAGGTTATGGCTCCTATGCTCCTATCAATACGACCTCTAATGGTGTTTATATTCCACCCGTTTTTAATGCATACAAGCAAGATGGAACCGTTAATCCTGGTCCAGGTTCTGGAACAGGAACAGTTTTACCGCGCAGATACGCGCCTATAGGTCAAGGCTTTTTGTTGAACGGAACCGCTAACGGAATTGTTACATTTAAAAATGCTCATCGTGTATTTTTTAAAGAACTTTTGGGTGGATCTCAATTTGAGAAACCTTCAAAGAAAAGCGAGGCGAATGAAGAAACTGAAACTTTGTCGTATTTCAGAATAAATGCTATTATAAATAATCAATTTACTAGACAGCTGGCATTAGTTTTTGTTCCTGAAGCAACCGATGGAATTGATACAGGAATTGATGCATTAAATATGACAGCAGATCTTCCCGATGATGTTAATTTCTGGATAGAAGACGCAAATTATTTAATTCAAGGTGTAAATTTTGATCCTTCTAAAAAGATTCCGCTCGCGGTTAAAGCATCAGCAAATACTACATTAAAATTCAGCATTCCAGAATTCACCAATTTTGATACAACTCAAAAAGTGTATATCTATGATAAATTCGATAACTCTTATCACGATATAAAAAACGGAAATTACGAAGTTACTGTTACTGCTGGTACTTATAATGATAGATTTCAGGTTGCATTTTTAGATCAAACACTTGGTGTGGAAGAAAATTCAGAATTAGGCAATTTTATCATTTATCAAGACAACGTTTCTAAAAATATTAAAGCTTCAAATCCGAATAGTTTAGCCATAAAATCTTTTACATTATATGATATTACAGGAAAAACGGTATTGTCTAAAAAAGATTTAAAAACAGATTCCAACTACAATTTTTCGACCATTGGATTAAGTTACGGAATTTACATAGCAGAATTTTTAACAGAAGACAATCAAAAACTTACCAAAAAAGTTTTGATTTCTAATTCTGGAAAATAA